Proteins encoded by one window of Streptomyces sp. NBC_01571:
- the proS gene encoding proline--tRNA ligase: MAKAPVLTPQADDFPRWYQDLINKAELADNGPVRGTMIIRPYGYGLWERMQQEMDARIKAAGAQNAYFPLFIPQSYLTKEAEHVEGFAPELAIVTHGGGKELEEPVVVRPTSETIINASFSKWVQSYRDLPLLINQWANVVRWEMRPRVFLRTTEFLWQEGHTAHATYEDARDYAAYIHKEVYEDFMVNVLGIDVVLGRKTPRERFAGAVNTLTLEGMMGDGKALQMGTSHELGQNFAKAFNTQYLSKDGRQELVWQTSWGSSTRMVGGLIMSHGDDSGLRVPPRLAPVQAVVLAIKDDEAVLAKVREIGDRLSAAGVRVQVDDRTDTPFGRRAVDWELKGVPVRVEVGPRDLENGTAMLARRIPGGKEPVALDALAGLLPALLEEDQALLLEQSRERRESRTSDVTTIEQAVEAATAGGWARIPWADLGEEGEARLAEHSVTVRCLVAEDGSVPDSDDAPGNVAVVARAY, translated from the coding sequence TGCGCGGCACCATGATCATCCGGCCCTACGGGTACGGGCTGTGGGAACGGATGCAGCAGGAGATGGACGCCCGCATCAAGGCGGCGGGTGCCCAGAACGCGTACTTCCCGCTCTTCATCCCGCAGTCGTACCTGACGAAGGAGGCCGAGCACGTCGAGGGCTTCGCCCCCGAGCTCGCGATCGTCACCCACGGCGGCGGCAAGGAGCTGGAGGAGCCGGTCGTCGTCCGCCCCACCTCCGAGACGATCATCAACGCCTCCTTCTCCAAGTGGGTGCAGAGCTACCGCGACCTGCCGCTGCTGATCAACCAGTGGGCGAACGTGGTCCGTTGGGAGATGCGCCCGCGCGTGTTCCTCCGCACCACCGAGTTCCTGTGGCAGGAGGGCCACACCGCCCACGCCACGTACGAGGACGCCCGGGACTACGCCGCGTACATCCACAAGGAGGTGTACGAGGACTTCATGGTGAACGTCCTCGGCATCGACGTGGTGCTCGGCCGCAAGACCCCGCGCGAGCGGTTCGCCGGCGCCGTCAACACCCTCACGCTCGAAGGCATGATGGGCGACGGCAAGGCCCTCCAGATGGGCACCAGCCACGAACTCGGCCAGAACTTCGCGAAGGCCTTCAACACCCAGTACCTGTCCAAGGACGGCCGACAGGAACTCGTCTGGCAGACCTCCTGGGGGTCCTCGACCCGCATGGTCGGTGGCCTGATCATGTCGCACGGCGACGACAGCGGGTTGCGGGTGCCGCCACGGCTCGCCCCCGTACAGGCCGTCGTCCTCGCGATCAAGGACGACGAGGCGGTTCTGGCCAAGGTCCGCGAGATCGGCGACCGGCTCTCGGCGGCGGGCGTACGGGTCCAGGTGGACGACCGCACGGACACCCCCTTCGGGCGGCGCGCGGTCGACTGGGAACTCAAGGGCGTACCGGTACGCGTCGAGGTCGGCCCCCGTGACCTGGAGAACGGCACCGCGATGCTGGCCCGCCGCATCCCCGGGGGCAAGGAGCCGGTCGCCCTCGACGCCCTGGCGGGACTGCTCCCCGCCCTCCTCGAGGAGGACCAGGCGCTCCTCCTCGAGCAGTCGCGCGAGCGGCGTGAGTCCCGTACGTCGGACGTGACGACGATCGAGCAGGCCGTCGAGGCCGCCACGGCCGGCGGCTGGGCCCGCATCCCGTGGGCCGACCTCGGCGAAGAGGGCGAGGCCAGGCTCGCCGAGCACTCCGTGACCGTACGGTGTCTGGTCGCGGAGGACGGGTCGGTGCCCGACAGCGACGACGCACCCGGTAACGTCGCCGTCGTGGCGCGCGCCTACTGA
- the rpsP gene encoding 30S ribosomal protein S16, translating into MAVKIKLKRLGKIRSPHYRIVVADSRTRRDGRAIEEIGLYHPVQNPSRIEVDSDRAQYWLGVGAQPTEPVLAILKLTGDWQKFKGLPAPAPLLVAEPKASRPLFDALGGDDEGKGEAITQKKKAEKKDEAPAASSSSESTEA; encoded by the coding sequence GTGGCAGTCAAGATCAAGCTGAAGCGTCTGGGCAAGATCCGTTCGCCTCACTACCGCATCGTCGTCGCCGACTCCCGTACCCGCCGTGACGGCCGGGCCATCGAGGAGATCGGCCTGTACCACCCGGTGCAGAACCCCTCGCGCATCGAGGTCGACTCGGACCGCGCGCAGTACTGGCTGGGAGTCGGCGCGCAGCCGACCGAGCCCGTGCTCGCCATCCTGAAGCTGACCGGCGACTGGCAGAAGTTCAAGGGTCTGCCCGCCCCCGCTCCGCTGCTCGTCGCCGAGCCGAAGGCGTCGCGCCCCCTGTTCGACGCCCTGGGCGGCGACGACGAGGGCAAGGGTGAGGCCATCACCCAGAAGAAGAAGGCTGAGAAGAAGGACGAGGCCCCGGCCGCGTCCTCTTCGTCTGAGTCGACCGAGGCCTGA
- the trmD gene encoding tRNA (guanosine(37)-N1)-methyltransferase TrmD: MRLDVVTIFPEYLDPLNVSLVGKARARGQLNVHVHDLRKWTYDRHNTVDDTPYGGGPGMVMKTDPWGEALDSVLADGYETGAHGPVLVVPTPSGRPFTQELAVELSERPWLVFTPARYEGIDRRVIDEYATRMPVHEVSIGDYVLAGGEAAVLVVTEAVARLLPGVLGNAESHRDDSFAPGAMANLLEGPVYTKPPEWRGREIPEVLLSGHHGKIARWRRDEALRRTTANRPDLIERCEASLFDKKDREMLSILGWQPDPDGRFWRRPQTVEE; this comes from the coding sequence ATGCGGCTGGACGTCGTCACGATCTTCCCGGAGTACCTGGACCCCCTGAACGTCTCGCTCGTCGGCAAGGCACGCGCGCGCGGACAGCTGAACGTGCACGTGCACGATCTCCGGAAGTGGACGTACGACCGCCACAACACGGTCGACGACACCCCCTACGGCGGCGGCCCCGGCATGGTCATGAAGACCGACCCGTGGGGCGAGGCCCTGGACTCCGTGCTGGCCGACGGCTACGAGACGGGCGCGCACGGGCCCGTCCTCGTCGTGCCCACACCCAGCGGACGCCCCTTCACCCAGGAACTCGCCGTCGAGCTGTCCGAGCGCCCCTGGCTGGTCTTCACACCCGCCCGCTACGAAGGCATCGACCGCCGCGTCATCGACGAGTACGCCACCCGCATGCCGGTCCACGAGGTGTCCATCGGCGACTACGTGCTCGCCGGCGGCGAGGCGGCCGTCCTCGTCGTCACGGAGGCCGTGGCGCGCCTGCTGCCGGGCGTCCTGGGCAACGCCGAGTCCCACCGGGACGACTCCTTCGCCCCCGGGGCCATGGCCAACCTCCTGGAAGGGCCCGTCTACACCAAGCCCCCCGAGTGGCGCGGCCGGGAGATCCCCGAGGTGCTGCTCAGCGGCCACCACGGCAAGATCGCCCGCTGGCGTCGCGACGAGGCCCTGCGCCGTACGACGGCCAACCGGCCCGACCTCATCGAGCGCTGCGAGGCGTCCCTCTTCGACAAGAAGGACCGCGAGATGCTCTCGATCCTGGGGTGGCAGCCGGATCCCGACGGCCGATTTTGGCGCAGGCCGCAGACCGTGGAAGAATAG
- the rimM gene encoding ribosome maturation factor RimM (Essential for efficient processing of 16S rRNA), whose protein sequence is MQLVVARVGRAHGIKGEVTVEVRTDEPEIRLAPGAVLATDPASTGPLTIETGRVHSGRLLLRFEGVRDRNAAEALRNTLLIADVDPDEKPEDPDEYYDHQLMDLDVVTKEGDEVGRITEISHLPSQDLFVVERPDGTEVLIPFVEEIVVEIDLDEQRAVIDPPPGLIDDRAEIASTRDSTEEEA, encoded by the coding sequence GTGCAGCTGGTAGTCGCTCGCGTCGGCCGCGCCCACGGCATCAAGGGCGAGGTCACCGTCGAGGTACGTACCGACGAGCCGGAGATCAGACTCGCCCCCGGTGCCGTCCTGGCCACCGACCCCGCCTCCACCGGTCCGCTGACCATCGAGACGGGCCGCGTGCACAGCGGCCGTCTGCTGCTCCGCTTCGAGGGCGTACGCGACCGCAACGCCGCCGAGGCGCTGCGCAACACCCTGCTCATCGCCGACGTCGACCCGGACGAGAAGCCCGAGGACCCGGACGAGTACTACGACCACCAGCTGATGGACCTGGACGTGGTCACCAAGGAGGGTGACGAGGTCGGACGGATCACCGAGATCTCGCACCTCCCCTCCCAGGACCTGTTCGTGGTCGAGCGGCCGGACGGCACCGAGGTCCTGATCCCGTTCGTCGAGGAGATCGTCGTCGAGATCGACCTGGACGAGCAGCGGGCCGTCATCGACCCGCCGCCGGGCCTGATCGACGACCGCGCCGAGATCGCGTCCACCCGGGACTCCACCGAGGAAGAGGCGTAA
- a CDS encoding RNA-binding protein, whose translation MLEEALEHLVKGIVDNPDDVQVASRDLRRGRVLEVRVHPDDLGKVIGRNGRTARALRTVVGAIGGRGVRVDLVDVDHVR comes from the coding sequence ATGCTCGAGGAGGCTCTCGAGCACCTCGTGAAGGGCATCGTCGACAACCCCGACGATGTGCAGGTCGCCTCGCGCGACCTGCGCCGCGGGCGCGTACTCGAGGTCCGGGTCCACCCCGACGACCTCGGTAAGGTGATCGGCCGCAACGGCCGCACCGCGCGCGCCCTGCGCACCGTCGTGGGCGCCATCGGCGGCCGCGGTGTCCGCGTCGACCTCGTCGACGTGGACCACGTCCGCTGA